The following proteins are co-located in the Carassius auratus strain Wakin linkage group LG45M, ASM336829v1, whole genome shotgun sequence genome:
- the LOC113068613 gene encoding ribosomal oxygenase 1-like isoform X2, translating to MERKHMSALSIYQSLSGGTKPQVQANSPPAKKIKKKENGVQPNKKSNKKKRMKPLKPSMRLSSSDEEKSKSEYCEKHNGEGFDGPALDVLLTDLAKVNNSRERANRLFQWLLYPVQDKSFFRENWEKKPILIQRQNPEYYKGLFSTAEFDRILRNNDVQYGVNLDVTSYTNGKRETHNPPGRALPYTVWDFYESGCSLRMLNPQAFSSTVWQVLSILQEKFGSMAGANVYLTPARTQGFAPHYDDIEAFILQLEGKKHWRVYNPRSEDEVLPLVSSPNFSQDEIGQPIMDVVLEAGDLLYFPRGFIHQGDCLPDAHSMHITVSSFQRNSWGDLLLKLMPAALEIAMEEDVEFRKGLPLDYLQFMGVQNSEKEDPRRDKFIAHIEGLMKKLVNYAPVDAAVDQKARDFLHDCLPPVLSAEEKASSVYGAPARWGDGLALDVTVQLKGQTQIRLLGALAARLCSDGDTVSLFYTSENSRVYHKAEPKSIEMKAEHIDAMEFLIHSYPKFVSVASLPCETMEAKMSLAELLFEKGLIHTAKPFTAE from the exons ATGGAAAGAAAACACATGTCCGCATTATCTATTTACCAGTCATTATCAGGAGGAACAAAACCACAAGTGCAG GCAAACTCTCCGCCAGCGAAGAAAATCAAAAAGAAGGAGAATGGCGTCCAACCAAACAAGAAATCCAATAAAAAGAAAAGGATGAAGCCTCTGAAGCCCAGTATGAGGCTCAGCAGCAGTGATGAGGAGAAATCAAAGTCT GAGTACTGCGAGAAACATAACGGTGAAGGATTTGACGGTCCAGCTCTTGATGTGCTCCTGACAGATCTGGCGAAGGTCAACAACAGCAGAGAGAGAGCTAACAGACTGTTCCAGTGGCTTCTATACCCCGTCCAAGACAAGAGCTTCTTCAG AGAGAACTGGGAGAAGAAACCGATTCTTATCCAACGACAGAATCCAGAATATTACAAAGGACTCTTTTCGACGGCTGAGTTTGACCGCATCTTAAGAAAT AATGATGTCCAGTATGGAGTGAACCTGGATGTGACGAGCTACACAAATGGAAAAAGAGAGACACACAATCCTCCAGGAAGAGCTCTACCGTACACGGTGTGGGATTTTTATGAG AGCGGCTGTTCTCTCCGAATGCTCAATCCTCAAGCGTTTTCCTCCACTGTGTGGCAAGTGCTCTCTATTCTTCAGGAGAAGTTTGGCAGTATGGCGGGTGCAAATGT ATATCTGACACCAGCGAGGACGCAGGGCTTCGCTCCTCACTATGATGATATAGAGGCATTCATTTTGCAGTTGGAGGGGAAAAAGCATTGGAGAGTGTACAACCCTCG ATCTGAAGATGAAGTGTTGCCACTGGTGTCCAGTC CTAATTTCAGTCAGGACGAGATTGGGCAGCCCATCATGGACGTGGTGCTGGAAGCTGGCGATCTGCTGTATTTTCCTCGTGGCTTCATTCATCAGGGCGACTGTCTGCCTGACGCTCACTCGATGCACATCACCGTCTCCTCCTTCCAGAGGAACAGCTGGGGAGATCTGCTCCTTAAA ttgatGCCGGCAGCTCTGGAGATCGCGATGGAGGAAGACGTTGAGTTCAGGAAGGGACTGCCGCTCGATTACCTTCAGTTCATGGGAGTTCAGAACTCTGAGAAG GAAGACCCACGCAGAGACAAATTCATTGCACATATTGAAGGCCTGATGAAGAAACTGGTCAACTATGCTCCAGTCGATGCTGCTGTGGATCAGAAAGCCAGAGACTTCCTGCACGACTGTCTTCCTCCGGTGCTGAGCGCTG agGAGAAGGCCAGCAGTGTGTACGGGGCTCCTGCTCGATGGGGAGACGGTTTGGCCCTTGATGTGACTGTTCAACTGAAGGGCCAAACCCAAATCAGACTCTTAGGGGCCCTAGCTGCAAG GTTGTGCAGTGATGGAGACACTGTGTCTCTGTTTTACACTTCTGAGAACTCTAGAGTCTATCATAAAGCAGAACCCAAGAGCATTGAGATGAAAGCAGAG CACATAGATGCCATGGAGTTTCTGATTCATTCATATCCCAAGTTTGTTTCTGTGGCCAGTTTGCCATGTGAGACAATGGAGGCAAAG ATGTCTCTGGCTGAGCTGCTCTTTGAGAAGGGACTGATCCACACAGCTAAACCTTTCACAGCTGAATAA
- the LOC113068613 gene encoding ribosomal oxygenase 1-like isoform X1, with protein MERKHMSALSIYQSLSGGTKPQVQANSPPAKKIKKKENGVQPNKKSNKKKRMKPLKPSMRLSSSDEEKSKSQEYCEKHNGEGFDGPALDVLLTDLAKVNNSRERANRLFQWLLYPVQDKSFFRENWEKKPILIQRQNPEYYKGLFSTAEFDRILRNNDVQYGVNLDVTSYTNGKRETHNPPGRALPYTVWDFYESGCSLRMLNPQAFSSTVWQVLSILQEKFGSMAGANVYLTPARTQGFAPHYDDIEAFILQLEGKKHWRVYNPRSEDEVLPLVSSPNFSQDEIGQPIMDVVLEAGDLLYFPRGFIHQGDCLPDAHSMHITVSSFQRNSWGDLLLKLMPAALEIAMEEDVEFRKGLPLDYLQFMGVQNSEKEDPRRDKFIAHIEGLMKKLVNYAPVDAAVDQKARDFLHDCLPPVLSAEEKASSVYGAPARWGDGLALDVTVQLKGQTQIRLLGALAARLCSDGDTVSLFYTSENSRVYHKAEPKSIEMKAEHIDAMEFLIHSYPKFVSVASLPCETMEAKMSLAELLFEKGLIHTAKPFTAE; from the exons ATGGAAAGAAAACACATGTCCGCATTATCTATTTACCAGTCATTATCAGGAGGAACAAAACCACAAGTGCAG GCAAACTCTCCGCCAGCGAAGAAAATCAAAAAGAAGGAGAATGGCGTCCAACCAAACAAGAAATCCAATAAAAAGAAAAGGATGAAGCCTCTGAAGCCCAGTATGAGGCTCAGCAGCAGTGATGAGGAGAAATCAAAGTCT CAGGAGTACTGCGAGAAACATAACGGTGAAGGATTTGACGGTCCAGCTCTTGATGTGCTCCTGACAGATCTGGCGAAGGTCAACAACAGCAGAGAGAGAGCTAACAGACTGTTCCAGTGGCTTCTATACCCCGTCCAAGACAAGAGCTTCTTCAG AGAGAACTGGGAGAAGAAACCGATTCTTATCCAACGACAGAATCCAGAATATTACAAAGGACTCTTTTCGACGGCTGAGTTTGACCGCATCTTAAGAAAT AATGATGTCCAGTATGGAGTGAACCTGGATGTGACGAGCTACACAAATGGAAAAAGAGAGACACACAATCCTCCAGGAAGAGCTCTACCGTACACGGTGTGGGATTTTTATGAG AGCGGCTGTTCTCTCCGAATGCTCAATCCTCAAGCGTTTTCCTCCACTGTGTGGCAAGTGCTCTCTATTCTTCAGGAGAAGTTTGGCAGTATGGCGGGTGCAAATGT ATATCTGACACCAGCGAGGACGCAGGGCTTCGCTCCTCACTATGATGATATAGAGGCATTCATTTTGCAGTTGGAGGGGAAAAAGCATTGGAGAGTGTACAACCCTCG ATCTGAAGATGAAGTGTTGCCACTGGTGTCCAGTC CTAATTTCAGTCAGGACGAGATTGGGCAGCCCATCATGGACGTGGTGCTGGAAGCTGGCGATCTGCTGTATTTTCCTCGTGGCTTCATTCATCAGGGCGACTGTCTGCCTGACGCTCACTCGATGCACATCACCGTCTCCTCCTTCCAGAGGAACAGCTGGGGAGATCTGCTCCTTAAA ttgatGCCGGCAGCTCTGGAGATCGCGATGGAGGAAGACGTTGAGTTCAGGAAGGGACTGCCGCTCGATTACCTTCAGTTCATGGGAGTTCAGAACTCTGAGAAG GAAGACCCACGCAGAGACAAATTCATTGCACATATTGAAGGCCTGATGAAGAAACTGGTCAACTATGCTCCAGTCGATGCTGCTGTGGATCAGAAAGCCAGAGACTTCCTGCACGACTGTCTTCCTCCGGTGCTGAGCGCTG agGAGAAGGCCAGCAGTGTGTACGGGGCTCCTGCTCGATGGGGAGACGGTTTGGCCCTTGATGTGACTGTTCAACTGAAGGGCCAAACCCAAATCAGACTCTTAGGGGCCCTAGCTGCAAG GTTGTGCAGTGATGGAGACACTGTGTCTCTGTTTTACACTTCTGAGAACTCTAGAGTCTATCATAAAGCAGAACCCAAGAGCATTGAGATGAAAGCAGAG CACATAGATGCCATGGAGTTTCTGATTCATTCATATCCCAAGTTTGTTTCTGTGGCCAGTTTGCCATGTGAGACAATGGAGGCAAAG ATGTCTCTGGCTGAGCTGCTCTTTGAGAAGGGACTGATCCACACAGCTAAACCTTTCACAGCTGAATAA